Within the Candidatus Babeliaceae bacterium genome, the region TTGGTGTTACACGTGAACGCGTTAGGCAAATAGAAGTTAAAGCGCTGCGCAAACTACGACATCCTTCTCGTAGTAAAAAATTACAGACATTTTTTGAAAAAGAGTTTGATATTAGACCAGAAGACACACTCGGCGACGAAGAAATGGGAGACGACGAATAATGGAACCTCTTGGGGATAGTTTTTTAATAAACAGTATTCTTTTTTGTATCGCATTAGGATTTTGTGCGCTGTTTTCATTTTTGGAAACAAGCATAACAGCGCTTCGACTTTTTAAACTCAAAGAGCTTGCGCTCTCGAGTAGTCGCTATCAGACAATTTTTCAGTCGTTAGAAAAAAATCCTAATCGCTTACTTAATACAATACTCATTGCCAATAATCTTGCCGACGTTACAGCGGCAACACTTGGCACAATAGTAATGGAGCAACTTTTTGTTAATTTACCGGGAGGCATAGGTTTTTCTCTAGCAATTTTTATTACAACGGCGGCATTACTGATATTTGGAGAAGTCATTCCAAAAAATATTGCTAAAGCGTATGGGGAAAAACTTTTCGCTTCAACACTATGGATAACTAATATTATCTTTTATGCACTACATCCATTTGTCACCGTTCTTATGAATTTGGCTGACTATGTCGTGTATAAAATAAGCGGAGAAAAGCCATTGGCGGGTGAATTTATAACATCAGAAAAAGAGATTCAATTTTTGATCGATTATATTAATGAAAAAGGGCTTATGGAGCCTGATAAAACATCCATGCTTAAAAGTATTTTTAAGCTCGGAACAACACCGGTTAAAGAAATCATGGTACCAGAAACGTCCATGATTTCGATTCGTGCTGATGCATCTATGGCGGAAGCACGCAATTATTTTAACAAGTATCAATTTTCTCGCTTTCCCATTTACGAAGGCTCACTCAATAATGTTATTGGCATGTTGCACCTGAAAGATGTGTTTACAATTTTATCTCAGGGAGAAGGAGAAGAGCGCTTGGTTAAGGACATTGTTCGACCAATTCTTTTCATTCCTGAAAGCATCAAAGTCAATCAGCTTCTCAAAGAATTTAAAGATCAACATATGCACATTGCCATTGTAATCAATGAATATGGCGGCATAATTGGGCTTGTAACACTAGAAGATGTTCTCGAAGAAATCGTTGGAGAAATTCGCGATGAATATGAAGCAGTTACCGAAAAAATAATTCCACTCAAACAAGGTAGTTGGGTAGTTGATGCAAGCATTGAACTTGACCAATTAAGCGAACTGCTCAGTATTCCTTTTGAAAGTGAAGATGCACTCACACTGGGTGGATTTATGACGGAACGGCTCCAGCATTTACCTAAAAAGGGCGAACGATTTACGTATAAAAATTTTACTTTTCAAGTGCAACAGGCCAGCGAAAAGAGAGTGTTTCAAGTGCTTATTTTTTCAGAAGGAGAGAGTCTATGAAAAAAACAGTTCTCATACTATTAATGAGCATGCCGCTCTATACATATACATCTACTGAGCAGCGGCAACTGATCGCAACAGAATTTTTTAATCTTATGACAAATACTGTCGTTGCCGCATCTCATAAAGATGATAAAACTATTTACACAAAAGCAGTAGCGCAAGCGTTGGCACATTTATCGAGTTTTATACAACTCATTTTAACCAAGAACAAACATATTTCTGACAAAAATATTTTACTGCAAGAACTGGAAAAACTTTCACATGATCCAGTTTTCTTGGAGCTCTTAGAACAAGAAATACGTAATCAAGAATGATGTTCTGATGATTTGTTGGCATGAATATAGCGATCGGCCATCTGTATGATTTGACGAGCATTTTGAAACGATAATAGTTTTAATGCATCTTCAAAAATTAACCACTTATAATAAATATGCTCTGATGACAACGTGACCACTTCTGTATCAACTTTTGCAAGATACAAGGTAACCGTTTTATTAATGGTCACGCCCTCTTTATCTTTAAATAAGTAGGTAAGCGACTGTTCAAAAACGTCATCAAGAACAACCTGTAAGCCCGTTTCTTCTTTCACTTCTCGTACTGCAGCCTGCCGTGGCGTTTCATTCGCTTCAATTTTTCCCTTAGGAAAATCCCAATGGCCTGCATTATAATGCAAGATAAGATACTCAATCACATGAGTTTCTGGTTGAACGTAATAGACAACCGCGCCTGCTGATATTTCTTGCTTCATAAGTATCCCTTTTCTTGTAATGATGCAATTTTGTAGCATTATACCAACTATATTGACAACAGCAAACTCACGGGCCTAAAGTCAATTAAACATGCCCATTTAAAAACCCTGGGGAAAGTTTTTATGAAACAATACTATATTCTTTTTTGTATGATAACATGTTCAATAAGCGTACACGCCATGCAAAAAATCCAAGAAAAAGAACAAACATTTCCTGAATTTAAACAATGGCTTTTAAGCGGCGGCACCTGGAACGGACAAAATAAAACAAAAATAGCAAAAATAGCCACATTAACGACTGCTCAGAAGGCGGAATTAAGAAAAGCAACTAACAGTAACGGCAACAATATTGCAACTCAAGCAACTGACAACAGCCGAAACTCAGAATTAATAACGCTCTTATTTGAAAATATAGAAGATACCGATCATTCTTTTATTAATCACAAAAACAATGCTGGCAAATCTCCCCTCGCAGTTGTTATT harbors:
- a CDS encoding NUDIX domain-containing protein; the encoded protein is MKQEISAGAVVYYVQPETHVIEYLILHYNAGHWDFPKGKIEANETPRQAAVREVKEETGLQVVLDDVFEQSLTYLFKDKEGVTINKTVTLYLAKVDTEVVTLSSEHIYYKWLIFEDALKLLSFQNARQIIQMADRYIHANKSSEHHS
- a CDS encoding hemolysin family protein, whose protein sequence is MEPLGDSFLINSILFCIALGFCALFSFLETSITALRLFKLKELALSSSRYQTIFQSLEKNPNRLLNTILIANNLADVTAATLGTIVMEQLFVNLPGGIGFSLAIFITTAALLIFGEVIPKNIAKAYGEKLFASTLWITNIIFYALHPFVTVLMNLADYVVYKISGEKPLAGEFITSEKEIQFLIDYINEKGLMEPDKTSMLKSIFKLGTTPVKEIMVPETSMISIRADASMAEARNYFNKYQFSRFPIYEGSLNNVIGMLHLKDVFTILSQGEGEERLVKDIVRPILFIPESIKVNQLLKEFKDQHMHIAIVINEYGGIIGLVTLEDVLEEIVGEIRDEYEAVTEKIIPLKQGSWVVDASIELDQLSELLSIPFESEDALTLGGFMTERLQHLPKKGERFTYKNFTFQVQQASEKRVFQVLIFSEGESL